A genomic window from Osmia bicornis bicornis chromosome 4, iOsmBic2.1, whole genome shotgun sequence includes:
- the LOC114878402 gene encoding probable phosphatase phospho2 isoform X1 — protein MMHRSVLVAFDFDHTIANDNTDVVARKLLPKEKLPDSVKDLYRSSGWIPYMGKIFELLHSNSIDVKQIKNAVVNIPPVPGIDKLLRELHSRGCEIIIISDSNTLFISEWLQSKNLNHVITETFTNPAKIGDDGMIRVDMYHIQNSCKLSTVNLCKGEILESYIKKRNDEGIHFDRVVYVGDGKNDLCPILRLSERDLAFPRKDYMLVKILNDSKNYEVPKIQAAVFPWNDGIQILNKLEEEIGLSQSSM, from the exons atg ATGCATCGGTCCGTACTTGTCGCATTCGACTTTGATCATACGATCGCCAATGATAATACTGATGTCGTGGCTCGAAAGCTGTTACCCAAGGAAAAATTACCAGACAGCGTTAAGGATTTATATCGTTCTAGCGGTTGGATCCCATACATGGGGAAGATATTTGAATTGCTACATAGCAATTCTATTGAtgtaaaacaaattaaaaatgctgTCGTTAATATACCTCCAGTGCCGGGTATTGATAAACTTTTAAGAGAACTACATTCTCGTGGttgtgaaattattattattagcgattcaaatacattatttattaGCGAGTGGTTgcaaagtaaaaatttaaatcatGTTATCACTGAAACATTTACAAATCCCGCGAAAATCGGTGACGACGGTATGATAAGGGTAGATATGTATCATATTCAAAATTCTTGTAAATTAAGCACCGTCAATTTATGCAAAGGAGAAATTTTAGAaagttatattaaaaaaaggaacgacGAAGGAATACATTTTGATAGAGTGGTGTATGTTGGTGAtggaaaaaatgatttatgtCCGATTTTACGACTTTCTGAACGCGATTTAGCATTTCCACGGAAAGATTATATGCTAGTAAAGATATTAAATGATAGTAAAAATTATGAAGTGCCGAAAATACAAGCTGCTGTTTTCCCATGGAATGATGGTATTCAAATCTTGAACAaattagaagaagaaattGGTCTTTCTCAATCTTctatgtaa
- the LOC114878402 gene encoding probable phosphatase phospho2 isoform X2, which produces MHRSVLVAFDFDHTIANDNTDVVARKLLPKEKLPDSVKDLYRSSGWIPYMGKIFELLHSNSIDVKQIKNAVVNIPPVPGIDKLLRELHSRGCEIIIISDSNTLFISEWLQSKNLNHVITETFTNPAKIGDDGMIRVDMYHIQNSCKLSTVNLCKGEILESYIKKRNDEGIHFDRVVYVGDGKNDLCPILRLSERDLAFPRKDYMLVKILNDSKNYEVPKIQAAVFPWNDGIQILNKLEEEIGLSQSSM; this is translated from the coding sequence ATGCATCGGTCCGTACTTGTCGCATTCGACTTTGATCATACGATCGCCAATGATAATACTGATGTCGTGGCTCGAAAGCTGTTACCCAAGGAAAAATTACCAGACAGCGTTAAGGATTTATATCGTTCTAGCGGTTGGATCCCATACATGGGGAAGATATTTGAATTGCTACATAGCAATTCTATTGAtgtaaaacaaattaaaaatgctgTCGTTAATATACCTCCAGTGCCGGGTATTGATAAACTTTTAAGAGAACTACATTCTCGTGGttgtgaaattattattattagcgattcaaatacattatttattaGCGAGTGGTTgcaaagtaaaaatttaaatcatGTTATCACTGAAACATTTACAAATCCCGCGAAAATCGGTGACGACGGTATGATAAGGGTAGATATGTATCATATTCAAAATTCTTGTAAATTAAGCACCGTCAATTTATGCAAAGGAGAAATTTTAGAaagttatattaaaaaaaggaacgacGAAGGAATACATTTTGATAGAGTGGTGTATGTTGGTGAtggaaaaaatgatttatgtCCGATTTTACGACTTTCTGAACGCGATTTAGCATTTCCACGGAAAGATTATATGCTAGTAAAGATATTAAATGATAGTAAAAATTATGAAGTGCCGAAAATACAAGCTGCTGTTTTCCCATGGAATGATGGTATTCAAATCTTGAACAaattagaagaagaaattGGTCTTTCTCAATCTTctatgtaa
- the LOC114878401 gene encoding zinc finger MYND domain-containing protein 11 isoform X1, whose amino-acid sequence MSIRRRTDPFMTQRIWDAIKITVHQRSLPSNDRMVRHLSRVYGITEQEAQEELNKAVDDGLVYLKRVPTKSGIDQESYRLPADTVSNDDHDWYCCKCQKAGVVECCEQCHRVYHPECHVPSNIKLKMCHFCESINNDAYQDKIDLNHILSFTCGHLKAKLPPEITNRTIVFNHDPIVTPNDKYSGPTWISEGEDAWRPNVLIKHHMDLAIMDSKIKNNEYNNLAEFRADAHNILHNIIIYHGAHSIVGEMGLTMYQDCCYDLQEIRRCADCYRISNEKSEKMWFCIPCNPPHQLVYAKQKGYPYWPAKVMQVNGNIYDVRFFGGHHMRANIEKVFIRPITSSLQSLQPSEKGKWKEMKIKRSTAWNRAFEELKHHQNLLLKLGKYINDLDVNNDSDGPKPTKIRNIESHSKNSTKQFLKDLRVKVERLSSDSHNDILPTQEATDNNERSTIKAKSEERQVPCLPVAEDEPARGISSTCPQGLKKEGSQEDMVTSSSQEPRTKCVLVQTEQIQTETLPAKIKRERRTSEQPTTTAVEKLRRELELEKCKELEKLQAEHAKELRQLTDRHQQIISEIKKKQWCYNCEAEAIYHCCWNTAYCSTDCQQVHWQREHKRVCRRKR is encoded by the exons ATGTCTATTCGTCGAAGAACTGATCCATTTATGACACAGCGAATATGGGATGCTATCAAAATAACTGTACATCAAAGAAGTTTGCCAAGTAATGATCGTATGGTTCGACACCTATCTAGAGTTTATGGAATTACAGAACAAGAAGCACAGGAAGAATTAAACAAAGCAGTTGATGATGGacttgtttatttaaaaagagtACCAACAAAAAGTGGTATAGATCAAGAAAGTTACAGATTACCAGCGGATACTGTAAGCAACGATGATCATGACTGGTATTGTTGTAAATGTCAAAAAGCAGGAGTAGTAGAATGTTGTGAACAGTGTCATAGGGTTTACCATCCTGAATGTCATGTACCTAGTAATATTAAGCTGAAAATGTGTCATTTCTGTGAG AGTATAAATAACGACGCATACCAAGATAAAATTGATCTTAATCACATTTTAAGCTTCACTTGTGGACATCTGAAAGCAAAATTACCTCCAGAAATTACAAATCGTACTATTGTCTTTAATCATGATCCTATCGTTACTCCAAACGATAAATATTCAGGCCCAACTTGGATCAGTGAGGGTGAAGATGCGTGGCGACCGAATGTTCTCATAAAACACCATATGGACTTGGCAATAATggattcaaaaattaaaaataatgaatataataatCTTGCTGAATTTCGAGCAGATGCACAtaatattttgcataatattattatatatcacGGAG CTCATAGCATAGTTGGAGAAATGGGTCTAACAATGTATCAAGATTGCTGCTACGATCTTCAGGAAATTCGTCGGTGTGCCGATTGTTACAGAATATCAAACGAAAAATCCGAGAAAATGTGGTTTTGCATACCGTGCAATCCACCGCACCAGTTAGTTTATGCAAAGCAAAAGGGATATCCGTACTGGCCAGCTAAGGTGATGCAAGTTAATGGGAACATTTACGATGTCCGCTTTTTCGGAGGTCATCATATGCGCGCCAACATCGAAAAAGTGTTCATTCGTCCAATCACTTCCAGTCTACAAAGTTTACAG CCttcggaaaaaggaaagtGGAAAGAAATGAAG ATAAAAAGATCCACTGCTTGGAACAGAGCATTTGAAGAACTGAAGCATCATCAAAATTTGCTGCTAAAGTTGGGCAAGTACATCAACGATTTGGACGTCAACAACGATAGCGATGGTCCAAAACCGACCAAAATTCGAAACATTGAATCACATTCGAAGAATTCTACGAAACAATTTCTTAAAGATTTAAGAGTGAAAGTCGAACGTCTCAGTTCGGATAGTCACAATGATATACTACCAACTCAAGAAGCGACAGACAATAATGAACGATCTACGATTAAAGCTAAAAGCGAAGAACGTCAAGTACCTTGCTTACCCGTGGCAGAAGATGAACCTGCAAGAGGGATATCTAGCACCTGTCCTCAAGGTTTGAAAAAAGAAGGTTCTCAAGAGGACATGGTTACATCTAGTTCTCAGGAACCAAGAACTAAATGTGTTCTTGTACAAACAGAGCAAATACAGACAGAAACGCTACCCGCGAAG ATAAAAAGGGAACGCAGAACATCGGAACAACCAACTACAACAGCGGTAGAAAAACTACGCCGTGAATTAGAGCTGGAAAAATGTAAAGAATTGGAAAAACTACAAGCTGAACATGCTAAAGAATTGCGACAATTAACAGACAGACATCAACAAATTAtatcagaaataaaaaagaaacaatgg TGTTACAATTGCGAAGCTGAAGCAATATACCATTGCTGTTGGAATACTGCGTATTGTAGCACTGATTGCCAACAAGTTCATTGGCAACGGGAACATAAAAGAGTTTGCCGGCGTAAACGGTAA
- the LOC114878401 gene encoding zinc finger MYND domain-containing protein 11 isoform X2: MSIRRRTDPFMTQRIWDAIKITVHQRSLPSNDRMVRHLSRVYGITEQEAQEELNKAVDDGLVYLKRVPTKSGIDQESYRLPADTVSNDDHDWYCCKCQKAGVVECCEQCHRVYHPECHVPSNIKLKMCHFCESINNDAYQDKIDLNHILSFTCGHLKAKLPPEITNRTIVFNHDPIVTPNDKYSGPTWISEGEDAWRPNVLIKHHMDLAIMDSKIKNNEYNNLAEFRADAHNILHNIIIYHGAHSIVGEMGLTMYQDCCYDLQEIRRCADCYRISNEKSEKMWFCIPCNPPHQLVYAKQKGYPYWPAKVMQVNGNIYDVRFFGGHHMRANIEKVFIRPITSSLQSLQIKRSTAWNRAFEELKHHQNLLLKLGKYINDLDVNNDSDGPKPTKIRNIESHSKNSTKQFLKDLRVKVERLSSDSHNDILPTQEATDNNERSTIKAKSEERQVPCLPVAEDEPARGISSTCPQGLKKEGSQEDMVTSSSQEPRTKCVLVQTEQIQTETLPAKIKRERRTSEQPTTTAVEKLRRELELEKCKELEKLQAEHAKELRQLTDRHQQIISEIKKKQWCYNCEAEAIYHCCWNTAYCSTDCQQVHWQREHKRVCRRKR; this comes from the exons ATGTCTATTCGTCGAAGAACTGATCCATTTATGACACAGCGAATATGGGATGCTATCAAAATAACTGTACATCAAAGAAGTTTGCCAAGTAATGATCGTATGGTTCGACACCTATCTAGAGTTTATGGAATTACAGAACAAGAAGCACAGGAAGAATTAAACAAAGCAGTTGATGATGGacttgtttatttaaaaagagtACCAACAAAAAGTGGTATAGATCAAGAAAGTTACAGATTACCAGCGGATACTGTAAGCAACGATGATCATGACTGGTATTGTTGTAAATGTCAAAAAGCAGGAGTAGTAGAATGTTGTGAACAGTGTCATAGGGTTTACCATCCTGAATGTCATGTACCTAGTAATATTAAGCTGAAAATGTGTCATTTCTGTGAG AGTATAAATAACGACGCATACCAAGATAAAATTGATCTTAATCACATTTTAAGCTTCACTTGTGGACATCTGAAAGCAAAATTACCTCCAGAAATTACAAATCGTACTATTGTCTTTAATCATGATCCTATCGTTACTCCAAACGATAAATATTCAGGCCCAACTTGGATCAGTGAGGGTGAAGATGCGTGGCGACCGAATGTTCTCATAAAACACCATATGGACTTGGCAATAATggattcaaaaattaaaaataatgaatataataatCTTGCTGAATTTCGAGCAGATGCACAtaatattttgcataatattattatatatcacGGAG CTCATAGCATAGTTGGAGAAATGGGTCTAACAATGTATCAAGATTGCTGCTACGATCTTCAGGAAATTCGTCGGTGTGCCGATTGTTACAGAATATCAAACGAAAAATCCGAGAAAATGTGGTTTTGCATACCGTGCAATCCACCGCACCAGTTAGTTTATGCAAAGCAAAAGGGATATCCGTACTGGCCAGCTAAGGTGATGCAAGTTAATGGGAACATTTACGATGTCCGCTTTTTCGGAGGTCATCATATGCGCGCCAACATCGAAAAAGTGTTCATTCGTCCAATCACTTCCAGTCTACAAAGTTTACAG ATAAAAAGATCCACTGCTTGGAACAGAGCATTTGAAGAACTGAAGCATCATCAAAATTTGCTGCTAAAGTTGGGCAAGTACATCAACGATTTGGACGTCAACAACGATAGCGATGGTCCAAAACCGACCAAAATTCGAAACATTGAATCACATTCGAAGAATTCTACGAAACAATTTCTTAAAGATTTAAGAGTGAAAGTCGAACGTCTCAGTTCGGATAGTCACAATGATATACTACCAACTCAAGAAGCGACAGACAATAATGAACGATCTACGATTAAAGCTAAAAGCGAAGAACGTCAAGTACCTTGCTTACCCGTGGCAGAAGATGAACCTGCAAGAGGGATATCTAGCACCTGTCCTCAAGGTTTGAAAAAAGAAGGTTCTCAAGAGGACATGGTTACATCTAGTTCTCAGGAACCAAGAACTAAATGTGTTCTTGTACAAACAGAGCAAATACAGACAGAAACGCTACCCGCGAAG ATAAAAAGGGAACGCAGAACATCGGAACAACCAACTACAACAGCGGTAGAAAAACTACGCCGTGAATTAGAGCTGGAAAAATGTAAAGAATTGGAAAAACTACAAGCTGAACATGCTAAAGAATTGCGACAATTAACAGACAGACATCAACAAATTAtatcagaaataaaaaagaaacaatgg TGTTACAATTGCGAAGCTGAAGCAATATACCATTGCTGTTGGAATACTGCGTATTGTAGCACTGATTGCCAACAAGTTCATTGGCAACGGGAACATAAAAGAGTTTGCCGGCGTAAACGGTAA
- the LOC114878404 gene encoding protein LZIC-like — protein sequence MSSRGKLETEKLRKNLEAQLDRLVQQLEDIEENRNLLDADAYEEAMQLTKEDLQSFNESLQRMISGDTTLVDELSSIQLATQSAISEAFKTPAVIRMFGKRETAQLRTRLAQLDCDMKLGKLSREASDRQRGEILNALRQLGEKLEPQELQLLEKLRLNNIDTTNYVQITESTEKGQMAIAVVGDEVRTQNT from the exons ATGAGTTCCCGAGGTAAACTAGAGAcagaaaaattaagaaaaaatttaGAAGCGCAATTGGACAGACTAGTACAGCAATTAGAAGATATAGAAGAAAATCG GAATTTATTAGATGCAGATGCTTACGAAGAAGCTATGCAGCTTACAAAAGAAGATTTACAAAGTTTTAATGAAAGTTTACAGAGAATGATATCAGGAGATACAACATTAGTCGATGAACTAAGTTCAATACAATTG GCAACACAGTCAGCAATCAGTGAAGCATTTAAAACTCCTGCTGTTATTAGAATGTTTGGTAAACGAGAAACAGCACAGCTTAGAACACGTTTAGCTCAATTAGATTGTGATATGAAACTTGGAAAACTAAGTAGAGAGGCTAGCGATCGCCAACGCGGGGAAATATTAAATGCATTAAGACAACTTGGGGAGAAATTGGAACCTCAAGAGCTAcaattattggaaaaattaaGATTGAATAATATCGATACAACAAATTATGTGCAAATAACTGAAAGTACAGAGAAAGGTCAAATGGCCATAGCAGTAGTAGGTGATGAAGTTAGAACACAGAATACTTAA